The Pediococcus inopinatus region CACCCTAATTAATATTGTTATATTTAAAGTTTTGAATAATGCCACTACTTGGAACTATCAATTTTCAAACGTTGCGGCCTGGTGTTTATCGGTTTTATTTGCCTATGTAACTAACAAACAATGGGTATTCAATTCAAAAACCTCCAACTCAAAATCACTGATACAAGAAGTGGGATCATTCTTCTTTTTCCGAATCATATCTCTACTTTTCGATATGCTGATCATGTGGACAGGAATCTCGCTTTTAGGCGGAAATGCGCTATTGGTAAAAATCATTGATAACGTGTTAATTGTCATTATTAACTATGTGTTCAGTAAACTATTCATTTTTACTTCTGCACCAGATCATTCGGTAACCAAATGATCCAGTAAAAAATAGAAAAAATGGTCTGAAACAGGATTCACTTCCGCTTCAGGCCATTTTTATTTTAGTAATTTTTACACATTTCGTTTCTTGAAAATCAAGTACCCAAAGAACAGGAATACAACGATATAACCAAGGTTTCCCCACACCAACTGTTCAACCGAGAGTTTTGTGAGTACTTTGTAACTCGAATCTACCACCTGACTCGATAAATTCAGCATATTGATGGGATTCCATTTCAACCACTCCCACTTAGCAATGAGCATAAACATTAGACTGGCAACAATGCTGCTGGCAAAGTAGCCAATAATACCCACAGATACCGCCACGGTCGCATTTTTGAACAAGGTTGCTAAGAGTAAAACTAAGGTCAAAATGAGCCATAATCCAATAAAGTTTCCGCCCATTGTAATTCCTAAATTTTCAAGCAACGTATGCCCATTTCGGCCCACCTTGGCGAGATCAAACGTATTACTAAACAAGGCGACTTTCAAAATAAGCGTCCAAACAAATGAAAGTACATATAAGTAAACAGAATAGAAAAATATTGTAATCCACTTACTCATGATCACCTGACCACGATTATATTTGCGGTACAAGAGCTCTTTGACAGTTCCATACTGAAATTCCATCGAGACAATTGCGCCACAGCCTGCGATCATTAAAAATACAATCCACTCTATTCCCGTAAAATTTGAACTGAATAAACTTTTCGCATCAAAATACTTTGGATAAGCTTTGGCCAATCCAGCAAAAAGCGACATTAAGCCAATTAACAAGATCGTGGCAAAATAGGTACTTTTTTTATGCATTAATTTAAATAATTCCTGATTTATTAAAGTTACCATTTAGTTTCTCCCCCTATTCCGTCAATTGATCATCAGCTAATAAAGCCAGCAATGACGTTTCTAAATCACTTTGTTGATGCTGAATATCTAAAATTTCAATATCGTTATCTACAAATAATTTCAAAATTGGCATTAACTTTTGATTATCTTCTGCAAGGATTCGCACATCCGAGCCCTCACCCAATGTATATCCAGCCTCACTCAATAATTGTTTGGCATGTTCATCATCGGCCGATTTAATCACCAGATATTTTTTGCCTTTATCCGTTAGGGCCTGCATTGAAGATTGTGACACAATCCGTCCTTTATCGATCACCAACACATCATCAACTAACTTTTCGAGTTCACTCAAAATATGACTAGAAATCAAAATGGTTGCCCCATTTTGCGCTAATTTAGTAATAATATTCCGTAAATCTTTATTTGATTCAGGATCCAACCCATTCATTGGTTCATCCAACACAATAAAATGCGGATGATTAATTAAAGCTAACGCGATACCCAGCTTTTGCTTCATCCCTAATGAATAAGATTTTGCCTTCCGCTTGATGTATTTGGTCATCCTCAATTCAGTGACCACTTCATCGATGCGGTGCTGTTGATCATCACCAGTTGCAAACAATTTCAAATGATCCAAGCCGCTTAAAAATGGATAAATTCCAGGATACTCAATCAAGGCACCAACATGTTCTAAACTCGCATGTTTCGTTGCCGTCACATTTTGACCTTCAACGAGAATTTCACCTTTAGAAAAACCGGTCAATCCCAATACAGTTTTCATGATCGTCGATTTTCCGGCCCCATTCGGTCCAACAAGTCCCACAATTCTGCCCTTTTGGACCGTAAAATTAATGTCATGCAAAACCTTTTTACGTCCAAAACTCTTATCTAGATGTTTAACTTCCAGAATATTTGCCATATTTCCCTCCATAAAGTAAATTAGTTAGTTACTCATGTGATTAACTATACATGCCAGATCTTTTTCTGTCAAGGTACAAAAAGGAGGGCTGTTGATCAGCTCTCCTTTTTTCTATTTAGTAAATATTTTTTTGTAGGCTGTTTATTGCAATATTTTTTGAGCTCGATAAGCGTAATGTTTATACAAACCACCATAGCGATTGTGATAATCTTTTTTCCACGGTTTATCCCGTCCACAAAAATGTAAGAAGACAGTATTTTCAATCACCCAGTCCAAAGTCCACCGCCCATTACTAAGCGCGTAATACATGGGACTCCGCCGGGCATCAAAGTTATAAAGTTCATCCGGTATTTTTTTAATTTGATGTCCGTACAAACCATTTAAAACATCTTGATCCGGCAAAAAAAGAGCCATTTTGTTGTCATATATATATTTAAAAATATCGTCACTTTTCACCTGGTCTCGAATCGCTTTTAGATTCAACATCATGATCCCTGAATTAAAATAACTTTCTGCCTCATAATTGCCAAGGCGTAATTTATTTAGCGGTTCCGTCACATTATTCGATAACGCCGAATGGCTGGCCGCTGCGTATAAGGACTCATCCAAATCTAATTGATACAATGCCGATAAATCATTAATTGCTAAAATATCCACATCTAAATAAAGAACTCGGTCTAAGTCAGCCGGTAGATACTCCTGAGCTAATAGTCGATAATAAATTGTTTCTGGATATCGATTAGTGACTGGTGCATTTTCTAAAAAAGTTTCGCCTAAAATAATTGGATGGTAATTCAATCCCAGCCTTTCGCAAAAATTTAGTATTTTTGGTGTTTTCTTTAACTCGTTTTTTTGAATCACATATACATCAAACGTCTGATTTGGCGTATTAATCGTAATTGAATAAAGGGTCGTTAATAATTGATCGACTACATGATTATCAATGGCAAATAGTAAATTCATATCCGTAACATCTCCTAGTCTCCATTATAATATAGCCGCCAGGTAGATAGGAAAAAATTCCAAAATAAAAACTTGCTAGATTTTTAACCTAACAAGTTTTATTTAATTAATTATGCTAAAGCCATTGGTGCGTCAAGTTGGGGACCTTCTCCGCGATGAGCAAGAATCCAGTCATAGTTGTGACAATCACTGCCACCGCTTTGTCGCCATTTAACCAGACAAGCGTTTCATGTAATTTATGGGCTGGTAAAGAGTCAGTTTGAGCATCAGGACTCGTTTGGGAAGCTTCCAAAAAGCCCTTAATGTCACCTTTATACCAAGAAATTTCAAATGTCACCATGAAACTTCCTTTCAAATTTTTATAAACTTAGTCTGCACGTAACGCAATGGCGGCATCTTTCTTGGCTGCCATTCGTGCTGGTATATGGCCACCTAACATGGTCAAAACTGTCGAAACAATCACTAAGATAATTGCTTGCGTTGGATTCAATACGGCAACTCCCGCTAGGCCAGTTACGTTTTCCAAAATCGCATTGATTGGGAAGGTTAACGCCCACGCCACGAAAATTCCAAATACACCGGCCCCAAAGCCGAGGATAAATGTTTCCGCATCAAACACACGAGTAATATCTTTTTTACGAGCACCTAAGGCTTTGAGAACTCCAATTTCTTTGGTTCGTTCCAAGACACTGGTATACGTAATAATCGCAATCATAATCATGGAAGTTACTAACGAAATGCCGGCAAAGGCAACTAAGACGTAAGTAATCGCGTCCATGATCCCACCCGTCATACTAGAAATCGTGCTGGCAAGATCTGTGTAAACCACTTTATCGGCTTTGCTCTTCCCTTTGTTGTACTTGTCTAAATATGAAAGAACTTTATCTTTTTGTTTAAACTTAGTTGGATAAATTTGAATATTAGTTGGTTCTGATTCGTCGCCAAGGGTTGTTAACATTGCCGAGCGCGTAGCCTTATCCATTTTTTGACCAGTCATCACGTTGTTATCGCTCTTCTTTTGAGCAGCAACAATTTTTGAATCTTGGTTAGCGTCTAAAACATCTTTAGTCAAATTAGCACTGTAGGCAATCCCATTTGCTAAAATACCGTCTGAATTTCCAGATACCTTCACCCGAATGATTCCTTTAACCGTCAAAGTTTTGGTACTTGAATTAGCAGCCATTTTTGAATAATTAGTTCCTGATACATAGTTACCAGTTGGCAATTTTGTATAGTAATTATCATTCGCAACCACTTTAATCTTTGTACCCACTAGATCTTTGTAATTAAAGTTCTGACCATCCTTAACAGTGAAACCGAGGTTCTTTAAAGCGTTGATATTGACGGTATTATCCTTATCCACAACCAACACGATATCTGTGGATTTTGTCGGATAACTCCCGGCAAGCACTTTATAGTAGGTTTTTAAGAAACTTTGTTTACCATTACGATCTACCGGATAAACACTACCGTTCAAGCCAGTTGAAGCACTCATCATGGCACTTGCACTGGTTGCAGAACTATCGGGATCACTTGTTGAAAACGTCACGGGTTTGTATTTACCGTCAACTTCGCGTAATAAATTCATCCCTGTGCCGTAGCTTACCGCAATATTTTTGGCATCTTTTTTAGGCATTTTATTCAAATAATCTAAATAATTAGTCGTAATTTTGTTTGTATGTTGAGCTTTATCCTCAGCACTCTTTTCAGCCTTCACCTGATTATTTTTAGCAGCTTTATTATTAGAGCTTCCACTATCACTTGAACTCAGTGCATTAGGATCTGTACTAGTCGGCGAAACGGTCACTGGCATCGTTGATAACGCATCACTTTGGGTCTGGTCCACTTGCTTTTGAAAGCCATTTGAAAGTGCCAAAACGACGGCAATACTGATAATACCAATACTTGAGGCAAATACCGTCAGGAACGTGCGTCCTTTTTTGGTTCGAATGTTTGTATAGGAAAGCTTAAGTGCTGTCCAATAACTCATCTTAGTGTTGTTTAGTGAAAAATCAGATTGTTTTTGTTCTTCTTCAAACGGATTGGAATCGTTTTGGATCTGGCCATCGGCAAACTCAATAATTCGATCTGCGTATTTATGCGCAAGATCAGGATTATGCGTCACCATAATAACGAGACGATCTTTACTCAAATCACGAATCAATTGCATAATCTCGTCACTAGTTTCAGAATCCAACGCTCCCGTGGGTTCATCCGCAAGAAGAATTTCCGGATCATTGGCAATTGCCCGCGCAATCGCAACCCGTTGCATTTGCCCACCAGAAAGTTGATTTGGTTGTTTGTGCATTTGATCTTTGAGCCCAACGCGAATCAAAGCATCCGTTGCTTGTTTCTTTTTTTGAGAAGCTGAAACGCCACTAAGCGTCATCCCCATTTCCACATTTTCCATAATTGAAAGATGTGAAATTAAATTATAGGATTGGAAAATAAAACCAACCGAGTTATTTCGGTAAGCATCCCATTCAGAATCTTTAAAGTTCTTAGTAGATTTTCCTTTAATAAGTAGATCTCCGGAATCATATCGATCTAATCCGCCAATGATATTCAGCATGGTTGTCTTTCCAGATCCACTAGGGCCAAGAATTGCAACAAATTCTTGTTTGCGGAACTCAACTGAAACATCATCTTGTGCCTTTGTAACGGTGTCGCCAACGTGGTAGTACTTGTTGATATGACTTAATTTTAACAACGGCGTGTCCTCTTTTATAATTTATTTTTTGGTTGTTTTCATTTGACAATGGTTAACTATAGGCATATACTTCACAATTGTCAACTATTAAGAATACTTAAATTTTACTTAAAAATCAGGAGACTTAAAAATGGAACCAGAACAGAGCAGTAACGACATTTTTGGACAATTATTCCTAACCCTCATCCAAGCAATTTCGCAAAATCGTTTTCCGGATAAATTCGGTCTGACACGTTTACAAGCCATCACACTCAGAAACGTGTATCGGCAGTCCGGGATCACCATGACACAGCTTGCACAAAAGATCGGCATTACCAGACCACAGCTTACACGGATTATCGATACCCTTGAGGAACGTGGCTTAGTTAGTCGTCACCATAACGATGATAACCACCGCGTCATTAATGTTCTCCGTACTGAAAAAGGAAAAAAAGTTGTAAAAAAACACATGGATCTTATCCAGTCCCGAATTCAAAGGCTGGTTGATACCTTGGATGACGAAGACCAGAAAGCCCTAGTTACTCACTTGCAAGGAACTATCCGTTTAATGGAAAAAGCGGGCATTGTTGAATTAGACTTCGAAAAAAATTAGTTTTGTTAAAAATGGACAGTCTCCCCTTCAGGAGACTGTCCATTTTTATTTTACCAATTTGCAATTGTTTCTTTCATACCGGTTATTAAATCATCAGTCATTCTTTTTTTATCTTTGTACAAACCAAGATCCGTAAACTCAATGAACCCAAAAATAAGACTCATCAAGATTTGAACATGCTGCCTTAATTTGTTTGAATCACCATCACTGCG contains the following coding sequences:
- a CDS encoding ABC transporter ATP-binding protein, producing MANILEVKHLDKSFGRKKVLHDINFTVQKGRIVGLVGPNGAGKSTIMKTVLGLTGFSKGEILVEGQNVTATKHASLEHVGALIEYPGIYPFLSGLDHLKLFATGDDQQHRIDEVVTELRMTKYIKRKAKSYSLGMKQKLGIALALINHPHFIVLDEPMNGLDPESNKDLRNIITKLAQNGATILISSHILSELEKLVDDVLVIDKGRIVSQSSMQALTDKGKKYLVIKSADDEHAKQLLSEAGYTLGEGSDVRILAEDNQKLMPILKLFVDNDIEILDIQHQQSDLETSLLALLADDQLTE
- a CDS encoding GtrA family protein translates to MLKLKKLFIRYYSVISYLFFGGLTTLINIVIFKVLNNATTWNYQFSNVAAWCLSVLFAYVTNKQWVFNSKTSNSKSLIQEVGSFFFFRIISLLFDMLIMWTGISLLGGNALLVKIIDNVLIVIINYVFSKLFIFTSAPDHSVTK
- a CDS encoding MarR family winged helix-turn-helix transcriptional regulator, with product MEPEQSSNDIFGQLFLTLIQAISQNRFPDKFGLTRLQAITLRNVYRQSGITMTQLAQKIGITRPQLTRIIDTLEERGLVSRHHNDDNHRVINVLRTEKGKKVVKKHMDLIQSRIQRLVDTLDDEDQKALVTHLQGTIRLMEKAGIVELDFEKN
- a CDS encoding ABC transporter permease, yielding MVTLINQELFKLMHKKSTYFATILLIGLMSLFAGLAKAYPKYFDAKSLFSSNFTGIEWIVFLMIAGCGAIVSMEFQYGTVKELLYRKYNRGQVIMSKWITIFFYSVYLYVLSFVWTLILKVALFSNTFDLAKVGRNGHTLLENLGITMGGNFIGLWLILTLVLLLATLFKNATVAVSVGIIGYFASSIVASLMFMLIAKWEWLKWNPINMLNLSSQVVDSSYKVLTKLSVEQLVWGNLGYIVVFLFFGYLIFKKRNV
- a CDS encoding ATP-binding cassette domain-containing protein; the protein is MLKLSHINKYYHVGDTVTKAQDDVSVEFRKQEFVAILGPSGSGKTTMLNIIGGLDRYDSGDLLIKGKSTKNFKDSEWDAYRNNSVGFIFQSYNLISHLSIMENVEMGMTLSGVSASQKKKQATDALIRVGLKDQMHKQPNQLSGGQMQRVAIARAIANDPEILLADEPTGALDSETSDEIMQLIRDLSKDRLVIMVTHNPDLAHKYADRIIEFADGQIQNDSNPFEEEQKQSDFSLNNTKMSYWTALKLSYTNIRTKKGRTFLTVFASSIGIISIAVVLALSNGFQKQVDQTQSDALSTMPVTVSPTSTDPNALSSSDSGSSNNKAAKNNQVKAEKSAEDKAQHTNKITTNYLDYLNKMPKKDAKNIAVSYGTGMNLLREVDGKYKPVTFSTSDPDSSATSASAMMSASTGLNGSVYPVDRNGKQSFLKTYYKVLAGSYPTKSTDIVLVVDKDNTVNINALKNLGFTVKDGQNFNYKDLVGTKIKVVANDNYYTKLPTGNYVSGTNYSKMAANSSTKTLTVKGIIRVKVSGNSDGILANGIAYSANLTKDVLDANQDSKIVAAQKKSDNNVMTGQKMDKATRSAMLTTLGDESEPTNIQIYPTKFKQKDKVLSYLDKYNKGKSKADKVVYTDLASTISSMTGGIMDAITYVLVAFAGISLVTSMIMIAIITYTSVLERTKEIGVLKALGARKKDITRVFDAETFILGFGAGVFGIFVAWALTFPINAILENVTGLAGVAVLNPTQAIILVIVSTVLTMLGGHIPARMAAKKDAAIALRAD
- a CDS encoding glycosyltransferase family 8 protein; this encodes MNLLFAIDNHVVDQLLTTLYSITINTPNQTFDVYVIQKNELKKTPKILNFCERLGLNYHPIILGETFLENAPVTNRYPETIYYRLLAQEYLPADLDRVLYLDVDILAINDLSALYQLDLDESLYAAASHSALSNNVTEPLNKLRLGNYEAESYFNSGIMMLNLKAIRDQVKSDDIFKYIYDNKMALFLPDQDVLNGLYGHQIKKIPDELYNFDARRSPMYYALSNGRWTLDWVIENTVFLHFCGRDKPWKKDYHNRYGGLYKHYAYRAQKILQ